cgctttcaacaccttgtagagtccatcccCTGATGAATTGAGCCTGCTCTGAGGGCAAACTaaatattaagaaggtgttcttaatgtattgtacactcagtgtatatcctcAATTAATGTGCCAGCAAAATGCTCAGGAAGTTGTTGTTAGATCACCACCTTGTGGCCAAGACTGATGTTGAGGTAAGGTTTTTATTGAACCGATCACCAATGGTAGGTAGGGTCTAATAAAACGAGGTCAGTGAATGTTCTGTATGATGTTTTAATACTCATGAAAGGAATTGATCCTATAAAAGACAAAGAGAATAAATGGCATACAAATGTCACAATGAAAATCAATTAGGGTAGGTGGAGTAATGTTTTCAATTCTTTGGACCACTCCCACTGTCGTATGCATAATTAAAGTTGATCCTGTCCTGAAACATGGGGATGGTGTCGTGTCCTGTGATTTTGCTCTTCTCAATGGACGTGTTGAAACCGTTATCTCTGAACATCCCACTTTTCAGCATGTGTTCTGAAAACTTCCGATAACTGCCATTAAAAGTTGTCTGATGGGATAGGAAAAATTAAACAAAATCAGGTTCAGACAGATCAGTGCAAATAATCAtgttgttttttacattgtaagtTTTTTTTAAAGATTTTCATGCTGTTTATGGCATCTTTCTTACAGGCATTTCATGAACGGTTGGCCTCTTGCTTCCATATATTTGGCTTGATGTCTGGTAGAATGGGTGGTTTTTCTTCGTACTGAAAtagacatacagtgagctccataattcattggacagtgaccattgttttgttattttggttctgtactctagcactttgagtttgaatggatacaatgacaatgagcgtgaagtgcagactgtaagctttaatttgagggtattttcatacatatcggatgaaccgtttacgaattatagaagcttttgtacatggtcccccccattttcgggcatcaaaaatcattggacagtttaacataatgtagaataaagtaatcattgttaatatttggtcgcatatcctttgcatgcaatgactgcttgaagtctgcgatgcatcgccatcaccagacgctgggtatcttccctggtgatgctctgccaggcctgtactgcagccatcttcagttcctgcttgtttcggggacttattgccttaagtctcctcttcagcatgtaaaatgcatgttcaattggattcagatctggtgattgactcggccagtcaaggtttttccactttttggccatcaaaaacccctttgttgctctagcagtatgtttagggtcattgtcttgttgcgtgattaagtgccgtccaatgagtttgaggcatttggttttatctgagcagataaaatatttctgtagacttcagaattcattgttctacttctgtctgcagtcacatcatcgatgaagacaagtgagcctgttccactggcagccatacaggcccaagccataacaccccctccaccatgtttcatggatgaggtggtatgctttggatcatgggcatttcttttttttctccacacttttgtctttccatcactctggtacatgttaatctttgtctcatctgtccacaatatttttttccagaactcttggggttcttttaggtgctttttagcaaactgtaatcttgcctttctgttcttcaggcttatcagtggtttgcatcttgtagtgtaccctctgtagtcctgctggtgtagtcttctgcgtatggtagactttgacacatctacacctgcatccaggagagtgtttttgatctgttgggctgttatcagggttttttcttcaccatagagagtattctccggtcatccactacagtggtcttcctctgtctaccgggtcttttgacataattgagttcaccggttgttttttttcttgttaatgatgaacaaaactgttgacttgggcatggccaagggtttttgcaatgttcctgaatgattgattttcatttctgagccttttgacggccaacttcatttgcatcgacactgctgtcttcctcatgttgtcacaccccaataacaacctccaaaggcaatagcaacgtctagaatcattactattcatcaacagctctcctgcattcactaacaacacaaatgaatacacctgcctaacgacacacatctgtgaagccaatttaacaaatacttgtagtaccttaaaatggggggaccatgtacaaaaggcgctgtcatttctaaacggttcatccgatatgtatgaaaataccctcaaattaaagctgcacttcacgctcattgtcattgtatcctttcaaactcaaagtgctagagtacagaaccaaaataacaaaacaatggtcactgtccaatgaattatggagctcactgtatattggCTCAGTGCATTGATCATCAAAAGCAAACAACCTTTTTGGTGCATAACATTTATTAGCAAAATGGTTAAAGGACCAATGCAGCTGTttatatctcaatatcaaatcatttctgggtaacaattaagtacctgttttcaattaaaacggtaaaaaataaagaaaaattgcttcttagcaaagagcattttctcaataaattattttgctaggactgtctgggagtggtctgagtgaggggCCTAATTGGACGAGCCTAATGGGCACTGGTGGACTTAGCATTAGGCAGaagaggcaattgcctcaggTTTCACATAATCAAGGGGCCTCATGAGCTGGGCATAGTAATACAACATTTCCAAATGTTTTTAAAAACTAAATAACAATGCTCTGGTCGaggcataataaataaataaatccccatcaaaatctgtctgtttaattTTTAAGATAGGGATATCAGCATGGGCTGCatctggcccaggtatcctggatggatatcgatctcattccgtcagtagaggattcctggttgttctttaaaagtgctttcctctcaatttTAAATAAGcatgctcatttgcaccccagtatctctatttgcacatcatctcttgcacatctatcattccagtgttaatagtaattgtaattattttgcactatggcctatttattgccttacctccataacttgctacatttgcacacactgtatatatctttTCTGTTGATTTTTtgtctttatgttttgttttaccccatatgtaactctgtgttgttgtttttattgcactgctttgctttatcttggccaggtcgcagttgtaaatgagaacttcttctcaactggcttacctggttaaataaaggtgaaataaaataaaaaaattaatctcAATCTACCGCATCCGCCAATGTCGACCTTCtgcatctgcagtggaaggtggcagagctacagtgcATTTTGAAaatattctgaccccttgactttttccacattttgttacgttacagccttattctaaaatggataaaataaaaataaatcctcatcaatctgaaaatagttgtgcagcaatGCTCCGGAGGGAACGGCtgacgttttacgggctcctaaccaactgtgctattttgttagttatTTCGCGTTGTTTGTAGCTTATTTtttgtgtacataatgttgctgctaccatctcttatgaccaaaaataacttctggacatcagaacagcgattactcacctcgaattggacgaagattttttctttaacgagtccgacgcgaaggatatactgctttctctGGAACGGGCCCAAATACCCGTCatttgcgtgaagaaaagacggagaaaaagggggcggaggtcgggctgccttctgagaattcgtaggcgagtgagtaaacctccactaccatccgttctattggccaatgtgcaatcattggaaaataaactggatgatctacgattaagactatcctaccaatgggacattaaaaactgtaatatcttatgttttaccaggattttccatgcatcggcaggacagagaagctacgtctggtaagacgaggggtggggtgtgtgtctatttgtcaataacagctggtgtgcgatgtctaatattaaagaagtctcgaggtattgctcgcctgaggtagagtaccttat
The sequence above is a segment of the Coregonus clupeaformis isolate EN_2021a chromosome 16, ASM2061545v1, whole genome shotgun sequence genome. Coding sequences within it:
- the LOC121584057 gene encoding UPF0691 protein C9orf116 homolog, whose translation is MDSENYVETHPSDDNESMKTSDVYKVDRNLPKRFNNPDCFQGYSTKKNHPFYQTSSQIYGSKRPTVHEMPTTFNGSYRKFSEHMLKSGMFRDNGFNTSIEKSKITGHDTIPMFQDRINFNYAYDSGSGPKN